The following proteins are co-located in the Vicugna pacos chromosome 3, VicPac4, whole genome shotgun sequence genome:
- the LOC140690391 gene encoding olfactory receptor 6M1-like, which produces MDHINKTTVTEFILLGFQNEKEVEILLFSAFLLMYVTSLIGNTMIIFLVCGDYRLHSPMYFFVSNLSFLEVAITSTVVPKMLANTLSLTKAISFMGCLAQSFFYFLLGSTEFFLLAVMSFDRYVAICNPLRYIIIMNKKTCVSLLLGSYGGAFLSILASAILSVPLPFCGPNVINHFFCDSAPVLKLVCADISLTELADCVSSAVLLLGSLLLTGLSYTYIIITIFRIPSVQGRQKAFSTCVSHITVVTLYYGSSIFIYVRPKKGNVMNVYKLATVLNTIVTPMLNPFSYSLRNEKVKDSLRDTFNKYVGMVTNLRSLRSQK; this is translated from the coding sequence ATGGATCACATAAACAAGACCACAGTCACTGAGTTCATCCTTCTAGGATTTCAGAATGAAAAAGAAGTAGAAattcttctattttctgcattcctgcTTATGTACGTGACGTCTCTGATTGGCAACACCATGATTATCTTTTTGGTGTGTGGTGACTACCGTCTGCATTCACCCATGTATTTCTTTGTATCCAATCTTTCTTTTCTCGAGGTTGCCATTACGTCCACAGTGGTGCCTAAGATGCTGGCCAACACACTTTCTCTCACCAAAGCAATATCCTTCATGGGGTGCCTTGCACagtctttcttctactttctcttGGGATCCACAGAATTCTTCCTCCTGGCTGTCATGTCCTTCGATCGGTACGTTGCCATCTGCAACCCACTAAGGTATATCATCATCATGAACAAGAAAACATGCGTATCATTGCTTCTGGGATCTTACGGGGGTGCATTTTTGTCAATTTTGGCATCAGCAATATTAAGTGTTCCTCTGCCCTTTTGTGGGCCAAATGTAATCAATCACTTTTTCTGTGACAGTGCCCCTGTGCTAAAGCTGGTCTGTGCAGATATCTCTCTGACTGAACTGGCTGACTGTGTCTCCTCTGCTGTGTTGTTACTGGGTTCCTTGCTCCTGACAGGACTGTCTTACACGTACATTATCATTACAATCTTTAGAATTCCCTCTGTCCAGGGACGGCAGAAAGCTTTCTCCACCTGTGTGTCGCATATCACAGTTGTAACACTTTACTATGGAAGCTCCATCTTCATCTACGTCCGTCCAAAAAAGGGCAATGTGATGAATGTTTACAAACTTGCCACAGTACTGAATACCATTGTAACACCAATGCTGAATCCTTTTTCCTACAGTCTTCGAAATGAGAAAGTTAAAGATTCCCTGAGGGACACCTTCAATAAATATGTAGGCATGGTAACAAATTTAAGATCTTTAAGATCTCAAAAATGA